The Primulina huaijiensis isolate GDHJ02 chromosome 10, ASM1229523v2, whole genome shotgun sequence region CTGGTGCTTAACTCTCACACGTCCAATACCAGGAAAAGTTTCTAGACAaaccaagaaagaaaaataaacgcGTGAAAGATTAACATCTGGTGGAGATATTTTCATacaaatttataatatgataaaacaaaataaaaaactaacCAGGGCATTCTAGAGGAGAACCAGAGACATTGATACGAACATGTACAAAATCCTTAACACTCGCATTTTCCACTTTCTGAAAATCTTCGAATATTACTCTCTACAGGtttaaaataacaaatgaaGTAAAAATACAACACAAGTGGCACCCCATTATGTAACTATAATTTGTGTCCGTTACAACATCACAAGCCTAAAAAGTTTGAAAGCCCGAGCATAAGTTTGAAAGCCCGAGCATATAGAAGAAGTAAGCCAACAACAATTCTACCTTCGAATATGAATTTATGAGTGTTAGAACACCACTAGCTTCAAAAGCTCGAGTAAATAGGAAATAATAACTAGACAATATGAAAATGCTTGTCGATATCTCAAACTCTATGACcttttgaaaatatgaattCGAGTCTGCGCTATTTGTCAGATTAGACAATGAAGAACCAACCAACAATAAATATCAAATATCAACTGACTGCAATTTCAGGGAACGACTGATATAGAGATATTAGATCAGTTGCTGCAAATATAACTAGGGGATCTTCGTCAATATCTCAAACTCTCAGCTCCGCAAATCAGTACATAGATTTTCCGACATAAGACTGCGAATATACCTGAGCCCAGATAGCAGATTCATCGAAAAGGGCCAAGTATTTAGCGGGCTGCGAGAAAACGAGATGTGCTAGGGGTGGATTTTCATCCATCAACTCAGCATAACTGTCCAAAAGATAAATTAACTGATGGGTTCACAGATATCAACACTCATTAACCTGGTTGTGAAAGAAAAACAGATTTTTTTCGCGCGGTAAAATTTTTACACTTAGTTGGCGATTTGTCCGTAGTTGGGAAGTTAATTTCTTGACCTCAAGTAACTTTATTCGTCCTTTATATAGGTAACTACTGTAAATACGGGACATAGAACATAAATTCATTCTGAATGGAGATTTTCACACCCTCTGTTCCTTCGTGTTCttagttgtaataaaaaaatgatattcgAGGGGTAAAATGAGTTGAGCTTAACTTACTCAACGTAGAGAGGGTAGTGAAGGCGATGATCAAATGAGAGAATGATGGATTTCAGCTGGTCCAAGTGATGCTCGATCAAGAATCCCGCCATTTCTTTGCTGCGCTCACTTTCGTCTTCCATTTGTTCGCAGGTGGCAAAGGAAAGCGATGGAGTGAGTTCGGGGCGAAATGGTATTTATTTATGAGAgtatttatatgattttaaattcatatattatttttttaagattttttatgttgatgacattttttattatttatttggatGTTATTTTTCACcacaattatatattttttagaaattaaaaatctAACTAGAATAATGCATTTTTCTTTATGCACTTTTGTGGAATATAAATAGCatgtaaaaaaatgttttggataattataataaatttttaataaataataatggtTTAGTTTTACAATAATGACCCTAATATGTAATGGTTGAGATTGAGTACTGATCAAATTGTGAGTTCTGAATATTATAACTTTCATGCCAAGATTCATATGCGAATGGAAACTGTTTGATTTAGAGCAGTAACTTTTTGTAAGAAGGATGGATTTTTTTGTGGTTGAAGAATATTTTATCAAGAAGTGGACGTTCTGTTAGCAAATTGGTACAAATTGGCTGATACTTTGACACCATTTACCAAAAATTGAACTAATACTACTATGGCATTGCAACATGTCTTGCATAACATGGTTGTAGACTCATATTTCTGATCTTAAATGTATAATTGAAAGCTTTGTGCAGTACAAGAACACTATCCTGTTGCTGTCAGTCAAGCAAATAAGGAAGAAGTGGATTCTCGATCAGTGTTTGTTGACAATGTGAGTTTTCATGTTTGTCGATATACTTTACTATAGTATTAGAATTAGTAACTCATTATGACAagagtttttaaattttccttTTGGTGTTTTACTTATAAAAAAAGTATGATTATTGCAATATATGGAATTACGTGATTGCAAATTGTTTTGTATGTTCCTGACACCATAGAGATGTTGATATGCTTAGTGATCTGAAAGTTAGTCTCTAACTACAACCACTTCTGAGTTTTTTTGCATTGCACAATAATGTCTCACTCCTTACCTCTTAACCCGACAGCAGTTGTGTGACTGGATTTGTCCCATCTTTGTATAGCTTACAGCCTGCTTCAGCTTTAACAGGGTTCAATACATAGTCCTTACGAGTTCTATTGTTGTTTTAGGTTGATTCCTCTTTCCCCTTCCTTTCTGGATGCTAAACCTTGGGGTGAAAATTATTTTGTAGGTAGATTATGCATGTAGTCCAGAGGAAGGTCAGCAGCATTTCCAATCTTGTGGGCCTGTGAATAGAGTAACTGTTCGACTAACAAGTTTGGGCAACCGAAGGGATATGCATATACTGATTTTCTTAAATCAGAAGCTGTTGAACAAGCTCTACATCTTAATGAATCCGAACTTCATGGCCGACTGTTGAAGGTCAGGCCACGTCCTGCGTGTGTTTGTTAGGCATCTTCAACCCATGAGCTCATAAAGCAGTATCATTGAACATCAAACATTGTATTACTATCATTTTTGTTCTTGATGTATTTTGATACTGTTTCAGGTATCAGCCAAGAGGACCAATGCTCCTGGCATGAAGCAATTCCACCCCTGACTTTCCAACCCTTACACGGGGTTTCAACCTAGGACACCATTCATGGCTGCTCCTTATGTTTATTCTACTTACTGATGTGGGTAGAGCCATTCTTTCTTGCATCTTTTACTCTGACATTTTAACTGTTTCTGTAATTTCCTCCAATTTTATGCTCTTTGTTCTTTTGGCAAAACTATCAACGTATATTTGTTTAATCTGCTAAATGAAGGTACCCAGGTTTAGGATGCCTATGCGATATAGCCCTTACTTCTGAGCCTTACATGCTCAAAAGTCCATCCTCTAGGGATATGTTCTCGACCATcaaatcatgtttttcattCTTTCTTCCCGTTTAAAGAGATGAAGCTTTCGGTGATACTACTCATGTTGCTTAGTGTATGTTGTGTGAATTTACTTTGAAATCTTGTCCTTTTTCCCCTCTAGTCTGCACACCTTCTATATAGCATACATCACGTGTGTTGCTTTGAAATCTTGACCTTTTTCGAAGCCGGATCAACCGTGGATATGTATACTAACTAAACAATCAAAGTCCTTGATCGACTGAAAACTGTGCAACTTTTATTATCACTCAATAATGAAAACCCCACCACGAATTTGTTTTTTGTCGAAAATAGTGAAAATAAGTTTTATTGGTTGAGACGTTCATATTTGAATTGAAAGTTGCTCAAATAATTGgacatatttttaatttttaactccAAAAATCACCATCCAAACTCTCGATTTCCGTGCGAATTATTTATCGACACCACCAATTATTGGTAATATAATCCATATGAAAACAATacatgcatttttttaaaaatagattgAATATTTATCAGATAATTAACTGCTGTCCTTACCAAGCAATTATATATTATGagaaatttttataaatcaatAGCATGGATAAATAAGTAAATAGAATCGGTCCCGTAAGCGATAAGGAAGAATCTCACCCACGTAAGGCCGACAAAATGGCCTCCTTGGACCCAACACTGCTTGCCTTTTAGACCAATATTTAAATAGTCACAGAGAAAAATATCAGACCCCTAACCAGATGAGTCGAtacaacaaataataaataaaaaaaaaatttaagagagCCTTTGGTCTAGTTCGTCGGAAGGGTCTTTCGCTCACTCGTGACGACCCGAAAGAGGTGAAATTCACGTGACCCTTTGATcagattttatataattttgtgtctgtgatgtgattttatttaaaaatatataaaataacaagCATGTAAAACTATCTTCATAAATACAGACGACATATATGCGTAAATAACAAATTTTCTATGGTATTTCATTTTCTTAACATTCTCTTGgtaacaaaaatacaaaattttcacACAAAATATACGACAAATCTGGTACTGTCCCAGTTCCTCAAACCAACGTGGAGCATCTCGACGTCTTAGGGTCCCACATCGCCGGCAACAAGTACCTCCTACCCTTCACCCCATGCGCGTTATAGCTGGCCCCGCTTGTTTTATCCGTCAACACAGTGCCTGGGTATCCCGGGTACGCGCCAGAACCGAATACCCCTGTGCAAGCAGTTACCGCTTCCAACGGCGCGGTGGGCGGGCCCTGGAAATACCCGTTATTGAACGGGTTCGTTACCGTGCCCGCTAATACTGTGGCCAGGTTAATAACCATCCCATCAGCTCCGATGTCCCCGTTCGGTGCCACGAGCGGCGGCGTTTGAGGGCCGTACACCGGCTGGTGGAACGGCCACGCGCAGTACCCCGGGCACTGAGTGGCCGAGTTACCCACCCAAGCGTACGCGAACCGGGTCGCGCCACGTGTCGACCCGTGGGTTCCGCACCTGCTCATGCAGAAGCCTTCGACGGTGACGTCCGCCGCCGTCAGCACCACGTTCACCACTCCGTTACCATACCCACCTCTGGCAGCTAAGTTGACGATCTGTGAATTCGTAAGGGACTTTCCCAGAGGATAGTTCTCCTCGAGGATCTGCTTCCCGACGACGATGGTGTTGTCACCACCGTTCTTGTACTTCTCCGTAGTCTTCCACCAAGAAGAAACGGACGGCTGAACAGCGGTCGCGGCATCGAGGGATTGAAGAAAATCGACGATAATCGATCGTTGGACAGGCGAGAATTTCCCATACCAAACGAGATTAACAGTTACAGTACCTTTCAGCAAAGGCCCCTTATGATATTGCAACACAAGCGGCGCCTCCTGTACCAGCGCCGCCATGGAATAGGATGCACAAACAAAGAAAAACAACACGGCGGAGACGCCAGTGGCAAAGCGGTAATTGGAagacatatttaattttttccccGAAACAATCTTGTTCTTGATTGGAAAAACGAGTAGGTATTTATACCGGGAAAGCCAGGAGTGTGACAGAGAGGGGACAGCTGTAAGGTGTGGGACCTCAATTTATGCTCTGCCACGTGGATATATTTGATTGGCTTAAGGTGGTTGTTGCCAGGATGGGAGATGAGGTAGCGAGTCAACGGTGGTGATCTAATTAATGGCGGATTTTGACCTCCGTCGCCGTATCTTAAGTCTTTTATATGTATGATAGTcgattttttgaaattatttattttattttataattaattaattttgaaaatttattttcccgaattaactaaaatttcaaaatacaaATTTGGTTatgttttctaaaaaaaaaaaaaggcatgaaaataattaaattaaaaatactaaattgGTGAACCTAATAATGATGAACAAGGACAAAGCCTCTCTTTGGTCGGTAATTCCCCCCGAAGGCCCCAAAAAGGCTAAGCTTGAGGCTTGTTGCGTACCTCGAGGCAATTGTGAAGTGGTCcccacaaaatattaattttttaaaattaggtTTATTGTTACCTTTCGTAGGAAGCCAGTGATCTacgttaaatttatattatatttatatttatatgtaacgAGTTCAGTGATGTTGAATTTTATCactattgaaatattttttgggcataatttttttttttttttagatttttatgAAAGTAAAGATGGTTTATGATCTTGATATAGAGATTAATAAATATTCTGAGAagttaaatgaaaataaaatcatttctttAGCTTTTTTTAGCAATAAATCGTATATATTGTACAAATAAATTGATTTGATGCGTGGGGTGGAAAAGAAAGTCCAAATTCCGAATTCGGCCAAGACTCGTAACCGATTTTATTGTATAAAGACTTTGAATTTGaggatattttaattttaaacgtTCAATAATTTGAGGTAATTCATTTATATGTAAGAAACTTATAAgtacataataaaatttttaaaaaaaaagagttttcAGGCTAATCAAATTGCAGAGAAATTAATTGTGACATTTATTTATTGGAAAACAAAATACGTATGGTTTATAGTAACAAAGTTTGGGTATCTACTTTTCTCTGCAAATAATTGCCTCCACCTCGACGTGTTAATGCTATGTCTAGGCATTAaaaaatttgtcttttaaaGTTATTTCTAATCAAGGGTGTGGACCATGCAATCAAGATTAACATGATAATTATATTGCAATTTGCATTTTGTTTTATAGCATAATGTAGATGGTTGGATTGAATCATACACATTATTTAATCGGATAGAAGTGGAAGACGCAAAGAACGACGTCAAGGTCTCAAATTTTTGAATTAGGTATCAGTTtcgaaatttaatattaaaactctgcgcacacacacacacaaaatatatatatatcatctaATTGTTAGTTGTTTTatatcggttggataaaattaATGTGAATTGTATATATTGATTTGGACAATCATATTTCATTGAGTTAGTTTTTGGAATTGAGTTAGGTCTAAGTCTTAATATTAAAACCAAAGAAGAAGCAATCGTGCGCGAGTGAAGGCGGAATAGCTAGAAATCTTGGGGGGAATTGAAAAGAAAATGGTGAAATTGCAATAAGATCTTTTGATTGTGAGGTTATTTGACTACAAAGATTAAGGTTCTCCGTTTTTGGTCCTTGAAAACAATTCATTGTATGGCCGAAATGCAGCTTGTTCTTGCTAAATATGacaatgtaatttttttatttttttatttgagtgtGGATATCTCAATTAGAGCAATGATtatttctatttaaaaaaatttaaaatggatttacgttaaagaaaatgaaattgaCGTTTATCTTTCGTGGcatcatatattataaatttcagtttttggaaaatgtaaataaatactcgGAAAACTAAAATTAATATGTGGGGCTTACAAGTTTAAGGTGATTAAacttatttaaaatagtttataagATTTTATATCTTATAAGTTTTTAGGAGTTTATAAGTTGTGAcgtcttattttaaaaataaattgttaaattattttgacgaatTTATATTATACAACATAAATATGTTAATATATTGATATTATAAGATCTTTTTATcgtcaaaattataaaaaaaaaaaaaagtataatattATGAGTTAATATGAGTAGTTATATATACGTGTATCTATGTGTGAAAATAGTGTTGtacttttaatatttaaaaaataaaatttattttatatttagaataatttatttctttgagaaaaaatctttaatattatttttaaatttgtgtgagtaaaatattgattaaaaaattataattaataatttagtcaataaaattttagtatttttgttttttatatccTAATAAAAAGATGAAACTTAACCTTATTAGACCAACACGATTTGTGTCGTCCAAATTTGACCAAATCAATtcacccaaccaaaaataaatttttttttgtagaatATCATATACAGCCGATCTCAACCTATGTTATTGGCCGATATcgaatcatgaaaaaatattaatttatatatatatatatatatataaagatttttatatatttttaattttaaaaaattatttggatacttttaattaaataagaaaatatcCCAACTTTATTATACGTATCCTTTCATGAAAGAATCTAATATCGGCCCTCCCGGAAAATGTGAACATCAAAGTCAAAGTTTGTATCTTTATCTTGGGAGACAGCTGTGGGAGTTAGTGTAGGGACGGAACACAGTCAAATGTGTATGAATGtggattatttttattttattattattattattatatgtattCAAATTTTCTATTTGTCATATGTGTATGAACGTCGATTGATTTGATTTTGACATGAATGACAATGTTCGGgtttgaataaaattatatatttttggttTTCACCATGATATTCATTTATATTGGATattcaatttcatatttatttttatatttattggaGAATTAGATATTTATATCATACACAAACAAATATCAtagtatcattttttttttcaattttgaattatttcgagTAAGTTTTGGATATTTACTAAATTTCGAATGTTTGCGAGATCTTGTACTTCGGGCTCATCAAGCTGGGGTGAAGATTGTACTATTGGGTCAACCCATCAAGTATGGatctttatatttaataaagaaGAAAGGGCCTTGTTGCACTATTGGGCCAACCCATCAAGTATCTGAAATTTGTCTATCATGGAAAATTGGACGGAGAAGCAATTTGCCGTGGTCTAACGTCTTCTGCCGTGTGTTTTACTTTCATGTATCGTGTATTAGTCATTTGTCATATAAAACTGCGTATAAAAATTGTTACGcataaattacttaaaatatatagcattgttttttttttttataattcctAAACTATGAGGTGGGAAGGGCTCAAACTTGAGCCACTTACAGAAGGAAAGTGGGTGAGACCACTTAGGCCAAAGCCCGGTCTCAAATATATAGCATTGTTAAATATCAAAATTCTAATgtgttcttttattttaaagtaatgGATGTttgaaatgaataaaaacacGTCGACGAATTAAGACACGCATATCgatattaagattttttttccgatttctgaaatttttttttcatttaattatttatacaccaaattaatttttaatatttaaaatttcaaaaaaaatataataatacttATACATCGTATTATTATGAGGGAAAAAACATAACAAGACTGTaggtaaagaaaaaaattacactgactaaaaaaaaaactttattttaaaaataagattttattttatattatattgaatATATCCACGTGCCAAATATAGTTAGTCATATTTATAAGATTCCACGTGTCAAACGAGTACAACTTTTGACTATTTAAAGAATATGTTGCCGTACTATTGATCAAATCAATTACTTAAAGCAAGCTCTCTTTTTTATTATTCGGGTTAAATCATGtttccacaaaaaaaaaatgtaaataatgtaaggaaagttggtgaaaaattctcaatcaaaatatttttttgggttcactccttacttacaaaattgtggtattatgtcatacaaaatgtggtacacttcatgtggaaatgtggtacacttcatgtggaaatatggtactaaaaaagtattcagagactgaacacaaaaaatatCGACAACTGAGGAGTGAAAGCCAATTTCTCGAATAATGTacatacattattattattattattgctcTAAAAAGACGTATTTC contains the following coding sequences:
- the LOC140986810 gene encoding protein EXORDIUM-like 2 → MSSNYRFATGVSAVLFFFVCASYSMAALVQEAPLVLQYHKGPLLKGTVTVNLVWYGKFSPVQRSIIVDFLQSLDAATAVQPSVSSWWKTTEKYKNGGDNTIVVGKQILEENYPLGKSLTNSQIVNLAARGGYGNGVVNVVLTAADVTVEGFCMSRCGTHGSTRGATRFAYAWVGNSATQCPGYCAWPFHQPVYGPQTPPLVAPNGDIGADGMVINLATVLAGTVTNPFNNGYFQGPPTAPLEAVTACTGVFGSGAYPGYPGTVLTDKTSGASYNAHGVKGRRYLLPAMWDPKTSRCSTLV